In Dehalobacter sp., the following proteins share a genomic window:
- the glnA gene encoding type I glutamate--ammonia ligase, whose amino-acid sequence MNYTKEDVLREAYEKGVKFMRLQFTDIFGVLKNVSIPVEQLEKALDGEMMFDGSSIEGFVRIEESDMYLRPDPDTFVVFPWRPAEGGVARLICDVYNPDGTPFNGCPRNTLKKVLAEASEMGFKCYIGPELEFFLFHVDTEGRPTLITHDKAGYFDMTPVDLGESARRDMVLALEQMNFEIEASHHEVAPGQHEIDFKYADALEMADKMVTFRFVVRTIAQRHGLHATFMPKPIFGINGSGMHVNQSLFKNGKNVFYDQEGPMNLSSEAYHYIAGIMEHAKAFTAITNPTVNSYKRLVPGYEAPCYIAWSGRNRSPLIRIPAKRGSSTRIELRSPDPSCNPYLALAVQIKAGLDGIKRKLNPPEAVDLNIFAMDDRQRKEMGIDSLPGDLKEALTLLSNDEVIKDALGEHIYSRFVAAKTEEYDSFRIAVHKWEIDRYLEIY is encoded by the coding sequence TTGAATTATACGAAAGAAGATGTCTTGCGAGAGGCGTATGAAAAGGGCGTAAAATTCATGAGACTTCAGTTTACCGATATTTTCGGAGTATTAAAGAATGTCTCTATTCCGGTAGAACAACTTGAGAAAGCCCTGGACGGAGAAATGATGTTTGACGGTTCTTCCATTGAAGGCTTTGTGCGTATTGAGGAGTCGGACATGTACCTAAGACCCGACCCTGACACATTTGTCGTCTTCCCGTGGAGGCCTGCTGAAGGCGGGGTAGCGAGACTCATCTGTGATGTCTATAATCCTGACGGGACGCCATTCAACGGTTGCCCCCGCAATACACTAAAAAAAGTACTGGCAGAAGCCTCAGAAATGGGTTTCAAATGCTACATAGGACCGGAGCTGGAATTTTTCCTGTTCCATGTCGACACTGAGGGCAGACCGACCCTGATTACCCATGATAAAGCCGGTTATTTTGACATGACACCGGTTGATTTAGGGGAGAGTGCCAGAAGAGATATGGTTCTGGCGCTGGAACAGATGAATTTTGAAATTGAAGCCTCCCATCATGAAGTTGCTCCCGGACAGCATGAGATTGACTTCAAATATGCCGATGCCTTGGAAATGGCTGATAAAATGGTCACCTTCAGATTTGTCGTCCGGACGATTGCCCAGCGGCACGGACTGCATGCGACATTTATGCCAAAACCGATCTTTGGGATCAATGGCTCCGGAATGCATGTCAACCAGTCTTTATTCAAAAATGGCAAAAACGTTTTCTATGATCAGGAAGGACCGATGAACCTTTCGAGCGAAGCGTATCATTATATTGCCGGCATTATGGAGCATGCGAAGGCTTTCACAGCGATTACCAATCCTACGGTCAATTCGTATAAAAGGCTCGTTCCGGGCTATGAAGCGCCCTGCTATATTGCCTGGTCGGGCCGCAACCGGAGTCCGCTGATACGTATTCCGGCCAAGAGGGGTTCTTCAACCCGTATTGAGTTAAGAAGCCCGGATCCCTCCTGCAATCCTTATCTGGCTTTAGCGGTCCAGATTAAGGCCGGACTGGATGGGATCAAACGGAAACTTAACCCGCCCGAAGCCGTTGATTTGAATATTTTTGCCATGGATGACAGGCAAAGAAAAGAGATGGGGATTGACTCGCTTCCCGGAGATCTCAAAGAGGCTTTAACGCTATTAAGCAATGATGAAGTCATCAAAGATGCCCTCGGCGAGCACATCTATTCCCGATTTGTTGCAGCAAAGACCGAAGAATATGACAGCTTCCGCATCGCCGTGCATAAATGGGAAATCGACAGATATCTCGAAATATATTAG
- a CDS encoding DnaA/Hda family protein → MFISQFNQLAFQYIENYEVQKAPPVTIIAGQEGLGKTQLLNCILQKMKPQKVKTVLIDADKFSKKFAFAAQNGSLNSFRRSVRSNDLFLLDNINVLQGKKKTLEELFHTVDTILAQGGKTVITYQGSTPNFDFLNQRFASRLKSGFFLYLKDPAAEEIEHFIAYRLTGDLFQEILPCQSALLSGIKNMKQAVKIAEQLKKDIQPANFAEEKIHVPQSEKLFHFPGIGEQANLVVSIVCECCGLEKDKVLGSTKKREIVEARQMVYLLLHEIFQCPYRDIASYFRKNTGSLTNQSEKIRERKQALFETLCKKLYNAEKERSYGRG, encoded by the coding sequence GTGTTTATCAGCCAGTTCAACCAATTAGCTTTTCAATACATAGAGAATTATGAAGTACAAAAGGCGCCCCCGGTTACGATAATTGCCGGCCAGGAAGGACTGGGCAAGACCCAGCTACTGAATTGTATCCTGCAAAAGATGAAGCCGCAAAAGGTGAAGACTGTCCTGATCGATGCAGATAAATTTTCAAAGAAATTTGCGTTTGCGGCCCAAAATGGCAGCCTTAACAGCTTTCGTCGCTCTGTGCGTTCTAATGACCTTTTCCTGCTTGATAATATTAATGTGCTGCAAGGGAAAAAGAAAACACTTGAAGAACTGTTCCATACCGTAGATACCATTCTGGCACAAGGCGGAAAGACGGTCATTACATATCAGGGCAGTACACCCAACTTTGACTTTTTGAACCAGCGGTTTGCATCAAGGCTTAAAAGCGGATTTTTCCTCTATTTAAAGGACCCGGCAGCCGAGGAGATCGAGCATTTCATCGCGTATCGTCTTACCGGAGATTTGTTTCAGGAGATCCTGCCCTGCCAGTCGGCGCTTCTTTCCGGAATTAAAAATATGAAGCAGGCTGTAAAGATTGCTGAACAGCTAAAAAAAGACATTCAGCCGGCAAACTTTGCGGAGGAGAAAATCCATGTACCTCAGTCCGAAAAATTATTTCACTTTCCAGGCATTGGAGAACAGGCCAATCTCGTTGTTTCTATCGTTTGTGAATGCTGCGGTTTGGAAAAAGACAAAGTCCTGGGCAGTACGAAAAAAAGGGAGATTGTGGAAGCAAGGCAAATGGTGTATCTCCTGCTGCATGAGATATTTCAGTGCCCCTATCGTGATATTGCGTCCTATTTTCGAAAAAACACCGGAAGTCTGACAAATCAGTCTGAAAAGATACGGGAGAGAAAACAGGCGTTGTTTGAAACTTTATGTAAAAAACTGTATAATGCTGAAAAGGAGAGATCTTATGGGCGCGGATAG
- the pfkA gene encoding 6-phosphofructokinase, whose translation MGADSKVAVLTSGGDAPGMNTAIRAVVRKGIYHDLRVYGVFHGYDGLLRGEIKEMELGSVADIVHRGGTVLKTARCEEMFTAEGQRQAADQLKAKGIEALVVIGGDGSYRGAKKLAEWGIKVIGVPGTIDNDIAGTDSTIGFDTAVNTVVEAVSKLRDTASSHERTFLVEVMGRNCGDIALHSGLAIGAESILTPEIPFDLQEISEKLLRGYRRGKNHSIIICAEGAGDIREIASGLKKYSGLENRVTILGHIQRGGAPSAADSLLGAMMGGKAIEALMEGKSEVMISHFQNEIVDRPLELAFKEKKMFNRKLYELANELAI comes from the coding sequence ATGGGCGCGGATAGCAAGGTTGCAGTTTTAACCAGCGGAGGGGATGCTCCCGGAATGAACACCGCGATACGGGCGGTTGTTCGCAAGGGCATTTACCATGATCTCCGGGTATATGGGGTTTTCCATGGTTATGATGGGCTTCTGCGCGGTGAAATAAAAGAAATGGAGCTGGGTTCAGTTGCAGATATTGTGCATCGCGGCGGAACAGTCCTGAAAACTGCCAGATGTGAAGAAATGTTTACAGCTGAAGGCCAGCGTCAGGCCGCGGATCAGCTGAAGGCCAAAGGAATCGAAGCGCTCGTGGTCATTGGCGGAGATGGTTCTTACCGCGGAGCAAAAAAACTTGCCGAATGGGGTATCAAAGTCATTGGCGTGCCGGGTACGATTGACAATGACATTGCCGGCACAGATTCAACGATTGGTTTTGACACGGCGGTGAACACCGTTGTTGAGGCTGTAAGCAAATTAAGAGATACCGCTTCATCCCATGAACGGACTTTTCTTGTCGAAGTCATGGGCAGAAACTGCGGAGATATTGCCCTCCACTCAGGACTCGCGATTGGTGCCGAATCGATCCTGACTCCCGAAATTCCTTTTGATCTTCAGGAAATCAGTGAGAAACTGCTGCGGGGATATCGGAGAGGAAAAAATCACAGTATTATTATTTGTGCCGAAGGAGCAGGGGATATCCGTGAAATTGCTTCAGGCTTAAAAAAATATTCCGGATTGGAAAACCGAGTGACGATTCTCGGTCACATTCAACGCGGAGGAGCGCCCTCGGCGGCCGATTCTTTGCTTGGAGCAATGATGGGCGGCAAGGCCATTGAAGCGCTGATGGAGGGAAAATCTGAGGTGATGATCTCTCATTTCCAAAATGAGATTGTGGACAGGCCACTGGAACTCGCTTTTAAGGAAAAGAAAATGTTTAACCGTAAGCTCTATGAGCTGGCTAACGAGCTGGCTATTTAA
- a CDS encoding rod shape-determining protein, with translation METVFALDIGTRVVIGLVAQKSESGYEVIASARTEHTQRAMYDGQVHDVNEVAKAVSYVKHELEHKLNCKLTKVAVAAAGRALCTETATVTREEVLPTHWEQEEVLAMEMEAVQKAMKKISAEETDNILFYCVGYSTVKQLLEDQQITTLVGQRGKKAEITVISSFLPRTVVDGLIAVLARAGLEMASLTLEPIAAGLAAIPGDMRRLNLALVDIGAGTADIAFTKEGTFFAYGMVPMAGDEVTEAICSNYLVDFQEGERIKKQLNGNDPNPNSLIDIVNFFGARSSVTRQEILDVIKPTVQVIAERIGGEILLLNNSCSPQAVIMVGGGSLTPLMGDILSKVINLSRGRIGIQVRERLSAVSGQEEDLFGSDVITPIGIAISALDNKGLHYYAVNVNNTNIPLFELQLATVAEGLLAAGIQPKTFFGRPGSALIYKLNGEIQVIKGELGSPAVITVNGQSAKLDQRLSQGDEVTFMPGHSGEDAKAQVKDVISRPAAKKIIWDGKEEEFNPFIYLNNKPADEEDWLEDGCSLLVKMNETLYDLLAMKGINLNKINKKKIKVNNQPRELVSDMEIIVNGYAVTKDCVINNNDRIDILEKKILIRDLALEAEPMIFTVNGEAFSLPPLEAKIYCKGRVIQEDEPIEDGMEIRVEGFSRKPILSELFPYINLAENSISGGKLEMQVNGSEAHFTTELNQGDRIIVNWINKFALAR, from the coding sequence GTGGAGACTGTTTTTGCCCTTGATATCGGCACCAGAGTCGTTATTGGACTTGTGGCGCAAAAGAGTGAATCGGGATATGAAGTCATAGCCAGTGCGCGGACCGAACATACGCAAAGGGCGATGTATGACGGACAGGTTCATGATGTGAACGAAGTCGCTAAAGCTGTATCCTATGTAAAGCATGAACTTGAGCATAAACTAAACTGCAAATTGACAAAAGTGGCTGTGGCTGCAGCAGGCAGGGCACTTTGTACCGAAACAGCGACGGTCACGAGAGAGGAAGTTCTGCCGACACACTGGGAACAGGAAGAAGTCCTGGCCATGGAAATGGAAGCTGTCCAAAAGGCCATGAAGAAAATCTCGGCTGAAGAGACAGATAATATCCTATTCTACTGTGTCGGATACAGTACGGTGAAGCAGCTGCTCGAAGACCAGCAGATTACAACGCTGGTCGGGCAGAGGGGAAAAAAAGCAGAAATCACGGTTATTTCTTCGTTTTTACCGAGAACGGTTGTCGATGGCCTTATTGCAGTTTTAGCAAGGGCGGGGCTTGAGATGGCCAGTTTGACGCTGGAACCGATTGCCGCCGGACTGGCCGCAATTCCCGGAGATATGAGAAGACTGAATCTGGCCCTCGTGGATATCGGGGCAGGGACAGCAGATATTGCATTTACCAAGGAAGGCACTTTCTTTGCCTATGGAATGGTGCCCATGGCCGGCGATGAGGTCACAGAAGCAATCTGTTCCAATTATCTGGTCGATTTTCAGGAAGGCGAAAGGATTAAAAAACAGCTGAACGGGAACGATCCAAATCCAAACAGCCTGATTGACATCGTCAATTTCTTCGGAGCCAGGTCCTCTGTCACACGTCAGGAAATTCTGGATGTCATTAAACCGACCGTTCAGGTGATTGCCGAAAGGATCGGCGGAGAAATCCTGCTGCTGAATAACAGCTGTTCACCCCAGGCTGTGATCATGGTCGGGGGAGGTAGCCTTACTCCCTTGATGGGAGATATTTTGTCAAAGGTGATTAATCTTTCCCGGGGTAGAATCGGCATTCAAGTCCGCGAAAGGTTGTCCGCGGTCTCCGGCCAGGAAGAAGATTTATTTGGTTCGGATGTCATTACGCCGATAGGAATTGCAATTTCCGCGCTGGATAATAAAGGTCTCCATTATTATGCAGTCAATGTAAATAACACGAATATTCCGTTGTTTGAACTGCAGCTTGCTACGGTGGCGGAAGGGCTTCTCGCAGCAGGCATCCAGCCGAAAACGTTCTTTGGACGTCCGGGATCGGCGCTGATCTATAAGCTAAACGGTGAGATTCAGGTTATTAAAGGAGAGTTGGGAAGTCCAGCGGTGATTACAGTCAATGGCCAGTCGGCCAAGCTGGATCAGAGGCTTAGTCAGGGTGACGAGGTCACCTTTATGCCGGGTCATTCAGGAGAAGATGCCAAAGCGCAGGTCAAAGATGTCATTTCCCGGCCCGCAGCGAAGAAGATTATCTGGGATGGCAAGGAAGAGGAATTCAATCCGTTCATCTATCTGAACAATAAACCGGCAGATGAAGAAGACTGGCTTGAGGATGGCTGCAGCCTGCTTGTAAAAATGAATGAAACGCTCTATGATTTACTGGCCATGAAAGGCATTAATCTCAATAAAATAAACAAAAAGAAAATCAAAGTCAACAATCAGCCCCGGGAACTGGTATCGGATATGGAGATTATCGTAAATGGTTACGCTGTAACCAAAGACTGTGTTATTAATAACAACGATCGTATCGATATTCTTGAGAAAAAAATATTGATCAGGGATTTGGCGCTGGAAGCCGAACCGATGATTTTTACGGTTAACGGAGAAGCGTTCAGTTTACCGCCGCTTGAAGCAAAGATCTACTGCAAAGGAAGGGTCATTCAGGAAGATGAGCCTATCGAAGACGGTATGGAAATCAGAGTGGAAGGTTTTTCGCGCAAACCCATTTTGTCGGAACTATTTCCGTATATAAATCTTGCTGAAAACTCAATTTCGGGCGGAAAACTGGAAATGCAGGTCAATGGCAGTGAAGCTCATTTTACGACCGAGCTGAATCAGGGAGACCGTATTATTGTCAACTGGATCAACAAATTTGCGCTCGCCAGATAA
- a CDS encoding TIGR04086 family membrane protein, with amino-acid sequence MSKPFQLSLVTKGIALAIVISFLLTVVLSLVYFFTSVQESFLYSLLAAGIGVLIASFYIAYQSGARGLLYGLAVGIGFFVVTLLIYYIFYAGDPSWKILLKKVLISPIAGVIGGSIGAVMKK; translated from the coding sequence ATGTCAAAACCGTTTCAGCTGTCGTTAGTTACCAAAGGTATAGCGCTGGCCATTGTTATCTCATTTCTGCTGACCGTTGTTCTGAGTCTGGTCTACTTTTTTACTTCGGTGCAGGAATCTTTCCTTTACTCGCTGCTCGCTGCCGGAATTGGCGTACTCATCGCCAGTTTTTACATTGCGTATCAATCCGGAGCAAGAGGACTTCTGTACGGACTGGCTGTTGGAATCGGTTTTTTTGTGGTCACCCTATTGATTTATTACATTTTCTATGCGGGTGATCCTTCTTGGAAAATACTGCTCAAGAAAGTCCTGATTAGTCCCATAGCGGGTGTGATCGGTGGGAGTATCGGAGCCGTGATGAAGAAATGA
- the panB gene encoding 3-methyl-2-oxobutanoate hydroxymethyltransferase, which translates to MKKMIPDFKKMSEQEKKITMLTAYDFPTARIVEKAGVDVILVGDSLGMVILGYDSTVPVTMEDMLHHAKAVRRGAPSTFMIVDMPYLTYARPEDALRNAGRLMQEGGADAVKLEGGEEYREIISFLTKAGIPVVGHIGLTPQTAGLLGGYKVQGTEIHSASKLLRDAGILAQAGVFMLVLEAIPALLAAKITQSISVPTIGIGAGNQCDGQVLVIHDMIGASDKTVPTFVKQYAMIESLIVDAVQKYCAEVKDTAFPSDKHSFSMKEEVLNKLT; encoded by the coding sequence ATGAAAAAAATGATTCCAGATTTTAAAAAGATGAGCGAACAGGAAAAAAAGATTACGATGCTGACAGCCTATGATTTTCCGACGGCACGAATCGTGGAAAAAGCCGGCGTCGATGTAATCCTTGTGGGTGATTCGCTTGGGATGGTCATCTTAGGATATGACTCAACCGTTCCAGTGACAATGGAGGATATGCTGCATCATGCCAAAGCTGTCCGCCGGGGTGCTCCAAGTACTTTCATGATTGTGGATATGCCTTATCTGACCTATGCGAGGCCTGAAGATGCGTTGCGCAATGCCGGAAGGCTGATGCAGGAGGGTGGAGCCGACGCTGTTAAACTCGAGGGCGGGGAGGAATACCGCGAGATTATCAGCTTTCTGACCAAAGCCGGGATTCCTGTTGTCGGACACATTGGTTTGACGCCTCAAACCGCCGGCCTGCTGGGCGGATATAAAGTCCAGGGAACAGAAATACACAGCGCTTCCAAACTTTTGCGTGATGCCGGAATTCTGGCTCAAGCCGGTGTTTTTATGCTGGTCCTGGAAGCAATACCGGCGCTACTCGCGGCAAAGATCACACAGTCGATATCCGTACCGACCATTGGCATTGGTGCCGGAAATCAATGCGACGGCCAGGTCCTGGTTATTCATGACATGATTGGCGCTTCGGACAAGACTGTACCGACTTTCGTCAAACAATACGCAATGATTGAATCCCTGATCGTTGATGCTGTGCAAAAATATTGCGCGGAAGTCAAAGACACCGCGTTTCCTTCCGACAAACATTCTTTTTCCATGAAGGAAGAGGTTTTAAACAAGCTGACCTGA
- a CDS encoding LTA synthase family protein has product MSNSKFLAIIPLMVLILFETVSRGSFVHTLVWVVCQPNQFIATYAILFGLINAFYLLPRRLYLSIAVVILTGLSFIALVSREKLLLRGEPLLPWDLNLGKEAANISQSFQDLPIAFMLGLVILLIAAIILIIRYIPREEYLSAQKVPIAVLSFLLLFNLVAHTSMQKTFNCRLVNWSQQSNYEENGLIIGFMMNYKAYSDNAPASYQKEEIEKIIAQTKTDYTVDPDFTPNVIFVQSEAFWDPTLMKEVSFSEDPIPYFHYLQKNYSGGKIVVPVFAGGTVNTEFEVLTGYSCQFLPAGIIPYVQYATRDMDALPAIYKKQGYEATAIHTYHNWFYRRNIVFEEMGFDKFISKEFFTDPEKKGTYIRDTELTKKILQQLGQNDKPDFIYAISMEAHGPYAEKPNAGNTIQVQGDFSAKNKILLENYVNTISDVDQSLKALIEGLNKIDEPTIVVFYGDHLPLLGNSSEVYKEADFFQDGGSYSDYLNKYTVPFVIWDNFSTQKDKNICISSSFLGPYILEKSKKEGNTLMDFLYSLYEKGSDVMAAAQYQKNEKITEAESADYEMLQYDSLIGNAYVYELKPQDKPVQNALYLLGERFPKIEKVLRLSGNVIQVQGENFLPDYQIYIDDTLVKTKYVSNTVLTAVLPKSIQNETEPVSLLLKMIDSLNNVISESNTYSFSCTDGASIDDK; this is encoded by the coding sequence GTGTCTAATTCTAAATTTCTGGCTATAATTCCGTTAATGGTTTTAATATTGTTTGAGACGGTCTCACGCGGAAGTTTCGTCCATACACTGGTCTGGGTAGTATGCCAACCGAATCAATTTATTGCCACGTATGCTATTCTGTTTGGACTGATTAATGCTTTTTATCTTTTGCCCCGGCGTTTGTACCTGTCCATTGCAGTAGTCATTCTAACCGGCCTTTCCTTTATTGCGCTGGTCAGCAGGGAAAAACTACTCCTAAGAGGAGAGCCTTTGCTGCCCTGGGATTTAAACCTTGGGAAGGAAGCCGCGAATATTTCCCAGAGCTTTCAGGATCTGCCGATCGCTTTTATGTTGGGACTCGTGATTTTGCTCATCGCTGCGATCATCCTGATCATTCGTTACATACCAAGAGAAGAGTACCTTTCGGCTCAAAAAGTCCCCATTGCGGTACTGTCTTTTCTCTTGCTGTTTAATCTGGTTGCCCATACTTCTATGCAAAAGACCTTCAACTGCCGGCTTGTAAACTGGAGCCAGCAGTCCAATTACGAAGAAAATGGCTTGATTATAGGCTTTATGATGAATTATAAAGCCTATTCGGATAATGCTCCGGCTTCTTACCAAAAAGAAGAAATTGAAAAGATCATTGCTCAGACCAAAACTGATTACACGGTTGATCCGGATTTTACCCCAAATGTCATCTTTGTGCAAAGTGAGGCTTTCTGGGATCCGACGCTGATGAAAGAAGTAAGCTTCAGTGAAGATCCAATTCCGTATTTTCATTATCTGCAAAAAAATTATTCAGGCGGAAAGATAGTTGTTCCTGTCTTTGCCGGAGGAACGGTGAATACAGAGTTTGAAGTTCTAACAGGGTATTCCTGCCAGTTTCTCCCGGCAGGGATCATTCCGTATGTCCAGTACGCAACCAGGGATATGGATGCTCTGCCCGCAATTTACAAAAAGCAGGGCTATGAGGCTACGGCAATTCATACTTACCATAACTGGTTTTACCGCCGCAATATTGTTTTCGAAGAGATGGGATTTGACAAATTTATCAGCAAGGAATTTTTTACAGATCCGGAGAAGAAAGGAACTTATATCCGTGATACGGAGCTTACGAAGAAGATTCTGCAGCAGCTTGGACAGAATGATAAACCCGATTTTATCTATGCGATTTCTATGGAGGCTCATGGACCTTATGCGGAAAAACCTAATGCCGGAAATACGATTCAGGTTCAGGGCGACTTTTCAGCTAAAAATAAAATACTTCTGGAGAATTACGTCAATACGATTTCTGACGTCGATCAGTCCCTGAAAGCATTGATTGAAGGTCTAAATAAGATTGATGAACCAACGATCGTTGTTTTTTATGGAGACCATTTGCCTTTGCTCGGCAATAGTTCCGAAGTGTATAAAGAAGCTGACTTTTTTCAGGATGGAGGAAGTTACAGCGATTATTTAAACAAATATACGGTGCCATTTGTTATCTGGGACAATTTTTCTACCCAGAAAGATAAAAATATTTGCATTTCTTCCAGCTTTTTGGGGCCATATATTCTGGAAAAAAGCAAAAAAGAAGGAAATACGCTGATGGATTTCCTCTATTCCTTATATGAAAAAGGGTCGGACGTGATGGCCGCCGCGCAATATCAGAAGAATGAAAAAATCACCGAAGCAGAATCCGCGGACTATGAAATGCTGCAATATGATTCCCTGATTGGCAATGCGTATGTCTATGAGCTTAAACCACAGGATAAACCTGTTCAGAATGCTTTGTACCTGCTTGGAGAACGTTTTCCCAAGATCGAAAAGGTCCTTCGTCTGAGTGGAAATGTGATTCAGGTTCAAGGGGAAAACTTCCTGCCGGATTATCAGATTTATATTGATGATACCCTGGTTAAAACGAAGTACGTAAGTAATACTGTCTTAACAGCCGTCTTGCCGAAATCAATCCAGAATGAGACTGAGCCTGTCAGCCTTCTTTTAAAGATGATCGACAGCCTCAATAATGTTATTTCGGAATCAAATACGTATTCATTCTCGTGTACGGATGGCGCCTCCATCGATGATAAATAA